The following proteins are co-located in the Pseudomonas fluorescens genome:
- the mnmG gene encoding tRNA uridine-5-carboxymethylaminomethyl(34) synthesis enzyme MnmG, with translation MDFPSRFEVIVIGGGHAGTEAALASARMGVKTLLLTHNVETLGAMSCNPAIGGIGKSHLVKEIDALGGVMAMATDKGGIQFRVLNSRKGPAVRATRAQADRILYKAAVRETLENQPNLWIFQQAADDLIVEQDQVRGVVTQMGLRFFAESVVLTTGTFLGGLIHIGMQNYSGGRAGDPPSIALAKRLRELPLRVGRLKTGTPPRIDGRSVDFSVMTEQAGDTPIPVMSFMGSKEQHPKQVSCWITHTNARTHEIIAANLDRSPMYSGVIEGIGPRYCPSIEDKIHRFADKESHQVFIEPEGLTTHELYPNGISTSLPFDVQIQIVQSIRGMENAHIVRPGYAIEYDYFDPRDLKYSLETKVIGGLFFAGQINGTTGYEEAGAQGLLAGTNAALRAQGKDSWCPRRDEAYIGVLVDDLITLGTQEPYRMFTSRAEYRLILREDNADLRLTEKGRELGLVDDARWAAFCKKRESITLEEQRLKSTWVRPGTQQGDAIAEKFGTPLTHEYNLLNLLSRPEIDYAGLVEVTGEGAEDPQVAEQVEIKTKYAGYIDRQQDEIARLRASENTKLPVDIDYTGISGLSKEIQSKLGITRPETLGQASRIPGVTPAAISLLMIHLKKRGAGRQLEQSA, from the coding sequence GTGGATTTCCCTTCCCGTTTTGAAGTGATCGTCATCGGCGGCGGTCATGCCGGTACCGAGGCAGCACTGGCCTCAGCACGCATGGGCGTCAAAACCCTGTTGCTGACGCACAACGTGGAAACCCTCGGAGCCATGAGTTGCAACCCCGCCATTGGTGGCATCGGCAAAAGCCATCTGGTCAAAGAAATTGACGCCCTGGGCGGTGTCATGGCCATGGCTACCGACAAGGGTGGTATTCAATTTCGCGTGCTCAACAGCCGCAAAGGCCCGGCCGTTCGTGCGACTCGGGCGCAGGCTGATCGCATCCTGTACAAGGCGGCGGTTCGCGAAACCCTGGAAAACCAACCGAACCTGTGGATATTTCAACAAGCCGCGGATGACCTGATCGTCGAACAGGACCAGGTACGCGGTGTTGTCACCCAAATGGGCCTGCGTTTCTTCGCTGAATCCGTGGTGTTGACCACCGGTACATTCCTCGGCGGACTTATCCACATCGGTATGCAGAACTATTCCGGTGGTCGCGCTGGCGATCCGCCGTCGATTGCCTTGGCAAAACGCCTGCGTGAATTGCCGCTGCGTGTCGGTCGCCTGAAAACCGGGACCCCGCCGCGTATCGATGGGCGCTCTGTGGATTTTTCGGTAATGACCGAACAAGCCGGCGATACGCCGATTCCGGTGATGTCGTTCATGGGCTCCAAGGAACAGCACCCGAAACAGGTCAGTTGCTGGATTACCCACACCAACGCCCGTACCCACGAAATCATTGCCGCGAACCTTGATCGTTCGCCGATGTATTCCGGGGTGATTGAAGGCATTGGCCCGCGTTATTGCCCGTCGATCGAAGACAAGATCCACCGCTTTGCCGACAAGGAAAGTCATCAGGTCTTCATCGAGCCCGAAGGCTTGACCACTCACGAGCTATACCCGAACGGGATTTCCACGTCCCTGCCCTTCGACGTGCAGATCCAGATCGTGCAGTCGATTCGCGGCATGGAAAACGCACACATCGTGCGCCCGGGCTACGCCATCGAATACGACTACTTCGACCCGCGTGACCTGAAGTACAGCCTGGAAACCAAAGTGATCGGCGGCTTGTTCTTCGCCGGGCAAATCAACGGCACGACAGGTTACGAAGAAGCCGGCGCCCAAGGTTTGCTGGCCGGGACCAACGCAGCGCTGCGTGCGCAAGGCAAAGACAGCTGGTGCCCGCGTCGCGATGAGGCGTACATCGGCGTATTGGTCGACGACCTGATTACCCTGGGGACCCAGGAACCGTATCGGATGTTTACGTCCCGGGCGGAATACCGCCTGATCCTGCGCGAAGACAACGCTGACCTGCGCTTGACCGAAAAAGGTCGCGAGCTGGGCTTGGTCGACGACGCCCGCTGGGCCGCCTTCTGCAAAAAACGCGAAAGCATCACGCTGGAAGAGCAACGCCTGAAAAGTACCTGGGTTCGCCCGGGCACCCAGCAAGGCGACGCGATCGCCGAAAAATTCGGCACGCCGCTGACCCACGAATACAATTTGCTCAACCTGCTGTCCCGTCCGGAAATCGACTACGCTGGTCTGGTCGAAGTGACAGGCGAAGGTGCCGAAGACCCACAAGTGGCCGAGCAGGTTGAAATCAAGACCAAATACGCCGGTTACATTGACCGCCAGCAGGACGAGATCGCTCGCTTGCGCGCCAGTGAAAACACCAAGCTGCCTGTGGATATCGACTACACCGGGATTTCCGGTTTGTCGAAAGAAATTCAAAGCAAGCTGGGGATAACTCGGCCGGAGACATTGGGTCAGGCGTCACGTATTCCCGGCGTCACCCCGGCAGCGATTTCGCTGTTGATGATTCATTTGAAAAAACGCGGCGCGGGCCGTCAGTTGGAGCAAAGCGCTTGA